The genomic interval CACGAGAATGATTCTAAATATGTGAGAGATGCACTTTTAACTATGTTGAATATCATTATGTTCGAATCCTTCATTGCGCACTAAACATGCACGGGCATTTTCAGTATAAGCAAAGAAACTATAAAAGTTAAGATATAAAAAGATAGGCAATATCCTGCACCTCCTGCCTTCGTGATCGATCAACCTGACGCATACCCGAGGAATTCCTTATCAAGATAGTTTGTCATTAAATGATCGATCTGTTCTCATTTAGTTCACAGAAACGCGACAGATTGGTACCTATCCTGATCCCGGCTGGCCCGCATCTGACGGTTTATCTAAAAGGGTGAGGTGTTCATTTGCGGTGGATAATATTATCCTTAATCTATTCTCCTTATTTCATTCGTAGAATGAGTCTCACCTGTTATAGGtttatttccatttattattaatattatcctCATTATTAGATTTTGAATCTTGGGAGAATAAAATCACACTATTCCTATTTCAAACTTTATTGCAAAAGAATCTGTATACCATGCACAACAAACACAATCATTCTAATGGCGTTAATGTTCTTTTTTATCAGATATTAACACACTGCATATTTAAGTTGCTGTTCTGATATTAATAAGACAACATTCTAAATGAATTACTACTAcatgtatttattaaattatgttactTTTCTATCATGATTAACACTTTTTACATTAATAGAGGGCACTCAACTAAAATCAATCAAATCTCCTAGGTAACAAAAGCGGAAACGCGTGTAGCACGCATAAAAGTCGCACCGGAAGTGCGTGGTGTGGATGGAGCGCAACAATGAGTTTTCTCAGGCCTATAAGAACGTCAAATtacaggcccgtatccaggggggggggggggtgcgttgggtgcagacgcacccccccaagtcccaaaaggtccactatttcctcggttggtattttttcttgtcttgtttaactaaagacaatatcattatatatatacaaaatttacattatcaatggtatacaaacaaaaatatgctaatataaaatgaaaaaataccggtaattaaattacggaatctgaactgactacaaacttgatgtaaaacatgcgcagtcgatcatgtgacgacaagcaatagcttagcgcttcatgtacgcggtacgcggtataatatacagtaaaaacgttcgcgttcacttcatatagcttcagcgcctagaaattAAAACCACGatgttccattgaccgtgagagtacgtcagagggctaatatgcacttttatgcattcattattgccagcgatctaacttactaataaacattagctaggtacgcacttgtctggcggtatccctttgtacgaatcgttcaacgttgggtcgagacgcgtgatatcaagtttcatccagggaccaaaatgtgtaatgtagttattttccaggcgaagtttaccgacggttaccgaatggaacacgtgtactttttgtcggggaatataatatacagtaaaaagcgttcgcgttcacttcgtagctagcttcagcgcctagaaaaccgcgacgtttcattgaccgtgagagtacgtcagagtgataatatgcactttatatgcattcattattgccagcgatctaacttactactaaacaatagctaggtacgcacttgtctggcggtatccctttgtacgaatcgttcaacgttgggtcgagacgcgtgatatcaagtttcatccagggaccaaaatgtgtaatgtgttattttccaggcgaagtttacccacggttacgtcgtgtactgcgtcgacgtacgctacactacagcaaaaacgaattatgttaattgttcgtttgttcaccaattttttttatttacaagtaaccttctgtaccgtggggcacctaaaataaatttttcatctattactaaacaaaaaaacatgccattttcgcttagccaacattatagctatagttattacattttcaatatcctgtatgtcatgaatttctcaccactcggaagtccagatggtacgcatgcatacacctgggaggaataaacttttttccccgactgaaaaaggtctacgcttgcgtttttaagcctctaggcctgatgtttccaaagtataaaatgcaattttttgaagacctgcagctctagttttaaacattttcttagctcagccccaacaataaagctggtcgtatttcgaagaacaagaagtacattttccgaGACCTagcatctctatttttcaaacatttcttagctcagtcacaacccatgatagggacttatatattttttttcatgttttgaagtataataagtccaatttccgggacctccaactctatttttctaaattttctttgaacttttattttttaaattgaaaaatatggattgaaacagtcatcgcgcatcgtttttttgcacgcagtattttatttatgcattataaaaaatggaaaaaatggctaccctaaatctgattaaaaagacctcaaatgacgctagaacgcgttgcttccgggggcttcgcccccctGGACCCCACCGGGGGCTcttggcggcccctggccctcagcctagtgatgctcgcttcgctcgcatagccccctcatcggggaatgtagcccccgcgtcgggaagatcctggcgccacccctgctgagttggcctcatcatgaaagcgttaagttctggtgtccatcgttcaactagcccaagccacaacagacagtcttacatcagtctttagaacgtcaaataacgcaaatttttccagggccttcggcccctggaccctgaccgggggcccttggcggccccctggcccccagccattgttgctcgcttcgctcgcacccccccattataaatgctgcatacgggcctgaaTTAATGAGGTGGACGAAAGTGTgagataatttaatatcattaaaCCAAATAAAAAGAGTTTGTTGTAGTTTGTTTTCACGCTTGTCATTGTCACGTTGTCCACATTGATTGATCACCAGGTATCAGGTATTGTATAAATTGTTCCCGTCACTATTTTCAAATGACCAGTAAGTTCCATGCTGACGTCTCGACAAAAGGGGTCagatgaatataaatataagcAAAACATTCTTAACTGGTGATATCGGGCTGGTACGTTAGTGAGTAGCATTTCATTTATGTGGATTTAGTCTCTTGCCCTACTAGTACCCCCTCCATAATTACTTTACCACCAGCAGTAGATAGCAAACTAAGCATTTCCGTGGTTTaagagagagaaaaaaacaaaagccGCTATCGGTACCCTCACAATTGGCAAGGACACGACCTGTGTATCTTGTCTTCCCTTTTGGCCGAGTTCACATAAAATAATAGGGATTACTTGTTCGAccttttcacatttgtggtcaTAATCATATTAAATTGATCTacgaatattaaaaaaaaatgtttttcttaatAGGGTCATGGCAGTTCACGAAAACGTGTGAAAATGGCATTAAAAAAAGAGACTATGAATTTGAAggaatgttgttgtttcttgtcATTAGCAACTAGTTTGCTTTGCATAAATTGGATGTCTTTCTCTCGTGctgttaattgttataaatCTGGAAAGTGATTTTCTATACTTTCTTATGtaattgtacataggcctacacatgcaGAAATTAGTTTTCAATTCCCAATAAgcatagagggcgctattactATTTTTTGGAGAGTCAGGAAGCTACGTTTTAGTCTTTCTATACCGcacagtaattattattacagtattacataatagttaaaaaaaaaattaatttacaaaCGTAATTTTAATGTATCCTTAAATTAAAcccaaataaattaaagtacTGTAAACAAGTAAATCAATATTGTATTATGTCTAGTTTTTACTAAGATTGAAGACAGCAGGAAGAATTATTATACccaaaataattaaattcaataaaattatttgttatcCAAATAACTATAACAGTTATTTATGATCATATTCACGatttatttcagtaaaatgttcttatattttcattataatatttcaataaatcaGGGAGAAATttataatatgattattattaaaaagtcACAAATATGGTGATAACGCTTCCTTAATGCCTTCCTGGAATGGTGTTCTCTGCCCGATACCGAGTGCTTCTAAATCAGATGTATCAAGCTGAGCGTTCTTAGGCCTTGGTGCTCCAGGAGGAGCATTCTGATTGGCTTGCAAGTGGTCATGTGGTAGATTGAATATTTCAGCCATTTTAACCGCCATTGTAAACTTTGTCAGTTGTTCATTATTACTCCAATGATACGTGCCTTTGATGGATGAATCCTGTGAAGTAAAAATATCAGTTTGTAAATACTGACCTACCAACACATGTGGCAGTAtgtgtacatgtttttaccatAATGCGAGGTAAAGGAAACCCCAAACTCCCTCCTATCTCTTGAAGCATTTTCTGTCATTCAACATTACACtttccatattttttttgttttgggcaggatggtttgttattgtgccaaactattatatataaattatattcataaataattttttgttcgCGTTTACCTTAGACTGTTTTTCTGCCAACTGTTTAATGACAGCAGCGACATCTTGTGTGTGTGTTGGAAAGCGTTGTTGGTAGTGACACATACTTCCTGGTTTGGACGAGTCCTTCACAGCATTGAATAAAATTGTAACGGCACTCTCGGAAAGAAATTCTATTTGCCCGTAAAGGATCGGTACACGAAGCACAACAGCACCTGTCAATCAagtaaaatatatgatttaatttattgtgaattaaaaaaaaacctgatgGTGTTCAGCTTCAAATACCATACCGTCTGGGTTTAAATCTTGTTTAAGGCATTTTTCACATAAACCTTTTTCAAAATGCCTTGATATGTTAGATGTGAACCATGTATTTTAAACTTACTTGGATTGCATTGCAGTACAACCTTTTCACCATCTAGTTTGCTTTGACCATAATCATTCAAAGGGTTGGGTTGGTCCATTGGTTTATAGGGAGGTTTTGTTCCATCAAATACATAATCAGTACTGATATAAACCAAAAATGTGTTAAGCTCCCCTGCAAAACAATAGAAAATTCACAAATCACAAATGTACCAAAATGGTGGTATTTAAAGTAATAGTGTAACTTGCATGTGCagccaatcatttttttttttatcatatatcAACACACTACATATGTTTTAAGTTGCTGTTCTGATATTAATAAGACCATGCAAATGCGGGATTttccattcattttcattttcatcattggGAAATTATAGGGATTTTCCAGTTACGCATAATAAGTTAAATCATGTCTGCTGAAGTGTTTGTGATTTGTTCAATCCCATAAATAATTACCACAGAGTTTTGCAATAACCTCCGTAGCACCAACGTTTAACTTCTTTGTTTCACCAGGTTTATTTTGTACGATATCTGGCCGTCTTTCTGCAGCGGAATGAACAACAACATCAGGCTGgggaaaaaacattttaatattttactactgtatttacaacTTGTATAATGTTGTGCAAATTTGGTATATATGTTATTTGTACCTTAAATGTGTTGAGTGTGTCTTTGATCGCGGTTTCGTCTGTAAGATCCACTTTCTTTAGGTTGTTACCAGACCGTGAGAATGCCAGACCCAGTACTTCCCATGATGCATTGTTGCTGAATTCCTTAAGGATGGCTCTTCCCAGTAGACCTGATGCACCGGTTATTAAGACTTTTTTCATAATCGTCTCTTAACCTACTTTCAAACataaatgttatacattttaaaataaaatgttactacagtagtatattGACAATCTTATTCAGGTCAACCGCTTAATCATCCAACAGTTAATAataaacactaataataatagtgtgtattttaattaaatcattaccaattttatttcaaactaGACTACATTAATAGAGATAGGCTAAGTcttaagcctaggcctagtgctAATAATAAGAACTGACAGAGGCTGCTTCTTCATAGGGTTGGAGACAGTAGTCAGAGAGTGCAGCCACCCTCGACTCAGTTATGTTATTCTTGTTCCCATTTCCGTCACTTCCACGGAAGGGTTTCTTGTTGTTGGATGGAGCGGTTGACCTAAAATTATAGAgaatttggtaaaattaaatgtaatcaTTCTATCTGTACATTTGTTAgctttaaacaatgtttatctTCTTACAGCTAGTTAATAATGACAGTGATGTTACAATGTTTACTTCTTGAATTTCCGTTCCGCACCGCTGCCCACACGTCGTCCGCGACGATACGCTTCGTCAAGTTTttgcatgatgggaaggatGTGTACGACGCCACTTACGTCTGGATTTAGCTGagtaataaaattaaagtaGAAAGGACAAAGGTATTTTCTTGCTTGTATatgcattttattttagttataaataagttttatgtaagaaatagggtatatatttaaaaatatgctttTTAGATTAAGTGTGATAAATCTAGAGTAGGTCTAGGTGGGCCTAAGGCCAGGCCCACCAccagggctaggctaggcctagcctactactagtaggccCAGCAGGCTTCTAGTAGGTCTAggctggtcaacccgtacccaaaccggcgctaatgcagtttcgtacccaccccttaaaattactcaaaatattcatccaacctactcacgagttgtctacaacattctgcaatcataaaattgtaaaaaatcggaatttttttatttaaaactatttttaatcaattaatactgaGCACCCTTCGGAAATacatcgccagcttagcttcgcgaaaatcatcgctaggcctgccgataaaagtacggaggcctcacAGGACATTAACTCTATTAATAGAGTAAACAGTTGCGTTCTATAGAGGGCGTAGTTACTAACGTTTAAAGCACgcaccaaataattataattttcattatttccgACATGCGTttcgtatttttaataaagaaaagaaatactatACAATTGCTGTATTCATCATTGTGTGTATCATCataatttt from Antedon mediterranea chromosome 5, ecAntMedi1.1, whole genome shotgun sequence carries:
- the LOC140050477 gene encoding methionine adenosyltransferase 2 subunit beta-like, which gives rise to MKKVLITGASGLLGRAILKEFSNNASWEVLGLAFSRSGNNLKKVDLTDETAIKDTLNTFKPDVVVHSAAERRPDIVQNKPGETKKLNVGATEVIAKLCGELNTFLVYISTDYVFDGTKPPYKPMDQPNPLNDYGQSKLDGEKVVLQCNPSAVVLRVPILYGQIEFLSESAVTILFNAVKDSSKPGSMCHYQQRFPTHTQDVAAVIKQLAEKQSKDSSIKGTYHWSNNEQLTKFTMAVKMAEIFNLPHDHLQANQNAPPGAPRPKNAQLDTSDLEALGIGQRTPFQEGIKEALSPYL